A window of bacterium genomic DNA:
GAAGGAGATATGCTGGAGGTATAGGGAAAAATTTTTGGATAATTCAATTGTTGTAATTCTTCGTCAATCTTTGCCTTACAGATCTTTAGAAATCCTATTTCTTTCATTACTATGATTAGGCTACTTGTTTTTTTAATTAAGGTCTACCAAAGGCTAATCTCGCCATTTCTTGGTAGAAATTGCAGATTCTATCCAAGCTGCTCTAACTATGCCTTACAAGCATTAAAAAAATACAAAACAAAAGGTATATTCCTTGCTGTTAAGAGGCTTTTTTCCTGCCATCCATTTAATAAAGGTGGGATCAATCTCCCAATAATTCTTTCATCTTTTGTGGGATGTTTCTTGATGTAAGGAGGGATTCTCCTATAAGAACACCCTGAATTCCAATTTTTTCCAAAAGAAGGATATCATCCCTTGTTTTTATTCCACTCTCTGAGATAACAATCCTATCATCTGGAATAAGAGGTTTAAGCCTTAAGGTCGTATTTATGTCTGTCTTAAATGTATTAAGGTCTCTGTTGTTTATTCCAATGATTTCTCCACCTATTTTTAAGGAAAACGAAAGCTCATCTTCATTATGAACCTCAATAATGGTAGGAATTTTTGCTTTTTCTGCCTCCTTTTTAAGCTCGGCTAAAAGATTAAAATTAAGGCAGGAGGCAATAAGAAGAATAGCATCTGCTCCATAGGCAATGGATTCCTCAATCTGCCAGGGGTCTATTATAAAATCCTTTCTTAAAATGGGAAGGCTTGAAGCAATTTTTGCGCTTTTTAAAAACCTTATATCACCTTCAAAAAAATCCTTTTCACAAACAACAGATATAGCAGACGCACCATTATTTTCATAGAGTTTTGCCAAAAATTCTACAGGATGGGATGGTTTAATCTTTCCCAAACTTGGCGATACATACTTTATCTCAGCAATTAGGCTTATTTTTTTCTTTGATATTGTTTCTTTAAAATCCCTCTTTTCTAAAGAAGCTACAGGAAGGGGAAATGCCTTTTTTCTCTTTATATCCTCTTTCTTTTTCTCAATTATCTTTTCAAGTATCATAAAGCCATTATAAACATTCCTAGCTTAAACTGTCAAAAAATATAGGGTAATTGAAAAAATAATAGACAAAATGTTTCAAAATGGGTTATACTATTTAAAAATTTTATGTTAACAGAAAGAAAGGAAATGGTAGAGACAAAAAAAATGACAAGAGATATCCCTATTGAAAAGATAAGGAATATTGGCATTATGGCACATATAGATGCTGGAAAGACAACAACAACAGAGAGAATCCTTTACTATACAGGAAGAACATATAAGATTGGAGAGGTTGATGAGGGAACAACGGTTATGGATTGGATGGAACAGGAGCAGGAAAGGGGAATAACCATAACATCTGCGGCAACAACCTGCTTCTTTAAGGGTCATCAGA
This region includes:
- the trpC gene encoding indole-3-glycerol phosphate synthase TrpC, which produces MILEKIIEKKKEDIKRKKAFPLPVASLEKRDFKETISKKKISLIAEIKYVSPSLGKIKPSHPVEFLAKLYENNGASAISVVCEKDFFEGDIRFLKSAKIASSLPILRKDFIIDPWQIEESIAYGADAILLIASCLNFNLLAELKKEAEKAKIPTIIEVHNEDELSFSLKIGGEIIGINNRDLNTFKTDINTTLRLKPLIPDDRIVISESGIKTRDDILLLEKIGIQGVLIGESLLTSRNIPQKMKELLGD
- the yidD gene encoding membrane protein insertion efficiency factor YidD; this translates as MIRLLVFLIKVYQRLISPFLGRNCRFYPSCSNYALQALKKYKTKGIFLAVKRLFSCHPFNKGGINLPIILSSFVGCFLM